One genomic window of Salmo salar chromosome ssa12, Ssal_v3.1, whole genome shotgun sequence includes the following:
- the LOC123725566 gene encoding protein FAM72A has product MSTSNFKNKCVTQVNCIYCESLLCTRGMKAVLLADTEIELFSTDIPPNRTVDFVASCYSTESCKCKLRDIACLKCGNFVGYHVVAPCKPCLLSCNNGHFWMFNSDAVSTLNRLDATGLNLLLWGDLPELEDSENEGSDTPSEEECIR; this is encoded by the exons ATGTCTACCTCCAACTTCAAAAACAAATGTGTCACTCAAGTGAATTGTATATACTGTGAGAGTCTACTCTGCACAAGAGGAATGAAGGCAGTACTTCTCGCAGACACAGAAATTGAGCTGTTCTCTACTGACATACCGCCCAACAG AACTGTTGACTTTGTGGCCAGCTGCTACTCTACAGAGAGCTGCAAATGCAAACTgagagacattgcctgtctgaaaTG TGGTAATTTTGTGGGGTATCACGTGGTAGCCCCATGTAagccctgcctgctgtcctgtaacAATGGCCATTTCTGGATGTTTAACAGTGATGCTGTGTCCACCCTTAACAGATTGGATGCTACAG GTTTGAACCTATTGCTCTGGGGAGACCTTCCCGAGCTGGAGGACAGCGAGAACGAGGGATCAGACACCCCATCAGAGGAGGAGTGCataaggtag
- the odad1 gene encoding outer dynein arm-docking complex subunit 1 has protein sequence MPRGRSATSVHSDSSDMDIDGIAETEMGKLQRQFRIMGGDRLAYSIQSQDHIRRQRQEIEKLEKEQEELQRSLCVSESLSRRQRDSEDAQTLRSMLEQRDEVGDEVERERQSQAELEQEISSMERKLTELRRGEVTATLSQKSQSRQTQKASRTLENKLDRALIRFNEQLTKNSHLREDLETLRVERVRFQQLHRRLDKELQEIRKDIGDMVSLSTAAYDVRVEAQSKMIMMREKAVKDLSQYSAEMKELERVIAHERRLKEFMTTKCSERSGQDEGQELGRRHASELKEQRRMDSGEESVDTLEEVFHRIQNITGEEELDMLVTRFIQVEDQNFALFNYVNEQNNEAEALRDQINQTQREMEQFNVTGQQQKQEHHALLRDIDQQQRDTESQAHENEVLASAVSKILDQIKTGVNSVFQKMDCDRSVVEDLLGSSSGIRENNIMTYLGLVEQRTNQLLTMQAFLNSRDLDKEYDPKDLARFLLGQNPEVPRQNIIIQPPVTGDDYDTEESPLTDEEERPLSQGELRQRIMKGVLLKEGSVRHTGARRKMSVPSNSHRRSLEA, from the exons ATGCCTCGAGGAAGATCCGCCACCAGTGTCCACTCTGACAGCAGTGACATGGATATTGATGGAATAG CGGAAACAGAGATGGGAAAACTGCAAAGACAGTTCCGGATCATGGGGGGAGACCGGCTGGCCTACAGCATCCAGTCTCAAGATCACATACGCAGACAGCG GCAGGAGATAGAGAAGCTTGAGAAGGAACAGGAGGAGCTACAGcgtagtctctgtgtgtctgagagCCTATCCCGACGGCAGCGGGACAGTGAGGATGCCCAGACCCTGCGCTCCATGCTGGAACAGAGGGACGAGGTGGGGGacgaggtggagagggagaggcagagtcaGGCAGAGCTGGAGCAGGAG ATCTCCAGCATGGAGAGAAAGCTGACAGAGCTGAGGAGAGGCGAGGTCACTGCTACTCTCAGCCAAAAGTCCCAGTCCCGACAAACTCAGAAGGCCTCACGCAccctggagaacaaactggataGA GCCCTCATTCGCTTCAACGAGCAGCTGACTAAAAACAGCCACCTGAGAGAGGACCTGGAGACTCTGCGTGTGGAGCGGGTCCGGTTCCAGCAGCTCCACCGCAGACTGGACAAG GAGCTGCAGGAGATCCGGAAAGACATTGGAGATATGGTCAGCCTCTCCACTGCTGCATATGATGTCAG ggTGGAGGCCCAGTCTAAGATGATCATGATGAGGGAGAAGGCAGTAAAGGACCTGTCTCAGTACAGCGCTGAAATGAAGGAGCTGGAGAGGGTGATCGCACACGAACGCCGCCTCAAAGAGTTCATGACCACCAAGTGCAGTGAGAGGAGTGGCCAGGATGAGGGGCAAGAACTGGGCCGGAGGCATG CGTCAGAGTTGAAGGAACAGAGGAGGATGGACTCTGGGGAGGAGTCAGTGGACACACTGGAGGAAGTCTTCCACAGGATCCAGAATATCACTGGAGAGGAAGAGCTGGACATGCTGGTCACCAGGTTCATCCAGG TCGAGGATCAGAACTTTGCCCTCTTCAACTATGTGAATGAGCAAAACAACGAGGCTGAAGCTTTGAGGGACCAAATTAACCAG acccaGAGGGAGATGGAGCAGTTTAATGTGACGGGGCAGCAGCAGAAGCAGGAGCACCATGCTTTGTTGAGAGATATTGATCagcaacagagagacacagagtctCAGGCACATGAGAATGAAGTCCTGGCCAGCGCTGTGAGCAAGATCCTGGACCAGATAAAGACAG GAGTGAACAGTGTGTTCCAGAAGATGGACTGTGATCGCTCAGTGGTGGAGGACTTGCTAGGCTCGTCCTCTGGCATCCGGGAGAACAACATCATGACCTACCTGGGTCTGGTGGAGCAGAGGACCAACCAGCTGCTCACCATGCAGGCCTTCCTCAACTCCAGG GATCTCGATAAGGAGTATGACCCAAAAGATCTTGCCCGATTTCTACTCGGTCAGAACCCTGAGGTTCCCAGACAAAATATCATCATACAGCCTCCTGTCACTGG GGATGACTATGACACAGAGGAGTCTCCTCTCACTGATGAGGAAGAGCGGCCTCTCTCCCAGGGAGAACTACGCCAGAGAATCATGAAAGGG GTCCTGCTAAAGGAGGGATCAGTGCGTCACACAGGAGCAAGGAGAAAGATGAGTGTTCCGTCCAACAGCCATCGGCGCTCCCTAGAGGCCTGA